ATAAGCTTGCCAAGGGCAATCACTTATCTGCTGATCAACTATCTACTGTTAAAGGTGGCCGTAAAGTAATGTCTACTACTGTAAACCTTCAAGGTGACAATGGTAACGTATTACCAGGCGGAAAGCCAGTAGGTGGTAATCCTTTTGGGATGTAATTACACACACACTCAAACTATTAAATCGGTGTAGTTTATTCTACACCGATTTTTTTTTGCCCCTATTTTTCTCTCCCTTCTGTATTCTCTCCTTTATTGCCGTTCTTTTACAGAATTAATATTCTTTTATTGCTCATTTTTTTTTTGAAGTTGTAAGTTTTTTAACTGTTTTTAAAGAAAAACTAACCCCTTTGGGTATAAAAGACGCTATTCTTGATGTTATTTTAGGTTATTTATTTGCTTGATAAAGGTTTTTTTTGTAAAGATTTCAAGAAAAATTACCTGGTAAGGGTTTTCTTCGAATAATTATTTTTAGTGGGCTGCTCTGCCAAGGTCTCCCGCTTTTGAGGATAAACTTAAAGTAGGCAAGGTGAAAAATAGTAAGGGAGCACAGGTAAAAAATTAGAGTACTAGTACTCAAAGATGGTTATTTTTGACTAAAAAAGTAACTTGCTTTTTGTTTTACTAAGCTATTTTTAAATTTTTTGTTTATATAATACTCCCATGGAAGAACACCTTTTGATTCACCCTGAAGTGGCAGAAGCCCTGGAAACCAAACAACCTGTAGTGGCGCTTGAGTCTACCATTATAGCCCACGGGCTACCCTATCCAGAAAATAAGCAAACTGCCTGGCAGCTCGAAAAAGTTATCAGAGAAGCAGGTGCAGTGCCCGCAACAATTGCCATCATTGATGGGAAAGTAAAAATAGGATTAGATACCGACGATCTGGAGCTGATTGCTTCAGAGAAAGTGAATGTAATCAAAGTGAGTCGCCGGGACTTGCCCCTGGTGATTGCCCGTAAACAGCATGGAGCCACTACGGTGGCGGCTACTATGTTGGCTGCCTCTTGGGTAGGCATTCGGGTTTTTGTCACCGGGGGTATTGGTGGTGTACACCGCAATGGAGAAAATACCTTGGATATATCGGCAGATTTGACCGAATTGGCGAAAACCAATGTAGCTGTGGTATGTGCCGGGGCTAAATCTATACTTGACCTGGGGCTCACCCTTGAGTATCTCGAAACCCAAGGAGTACCTGTAGTGGGGTTTCAAACTGCCGAGTTTCCTGCTTTTTATAGTGCCAAAAGCAGTTACAGAATAGATCGTGTAGAAAATGTAGAACTGTTGGCCAAAGCACTAAAAACCAAGTGGGATTTAGGGCTTGAGGGAGGTATGATCATTGCCAATCCTATTCCTCCAAAGTATGAAATTGATCACCAACAGCTCGAAGAAGTAACCAAAGATGCTTTGCAAGATGCTGCCCGGCAAAATATTAGAGGCAAGGCAGTTACTCCATTTTTGTTAAGTAGGATCAAAGAGCTCACTCAAGGCGAAAGCCTGGAGGCAAACCAGCAGTTGGTTTACCATAATGCCCGTTTGGGGGCAGAGCTTGCGGTAGAGTTGGCAAGTATTTGATGTGCTATATTTATCAAAAAAGTAGGTTTTTAAACAAAACCTGCTTTTTTTGATAAAATTATTACACTTAAAGTTTAATATATTGAACTTTATGTTTTCATTCCGGTAGGCTTTCCATCTATGGTTTGCATGTTTTTCTTTTCCCAGTACTCGTTGATTCCATCTGGCCCTTTTTTTTCTGCCCATTGAGGCAGTAAGGTGCGTTGTTGGTCATATTGGTACAAAGGTACCCCAAACCCACAAGAAGTTTGCACCCTTTGAATAGCAACTTCAAAAATTTGCCTTGCACCCATAGGATTTCCAAATATTTTTATATAATTATTCCACTTTTCATCTCCCTTATACAATGCCTTGGCTGTGCCATACAACCTCAAGATGAGCGGGTTGCCTTCAAAGGCACAAAACATAATCGTCATTCGGTTGTTTTCTAGCAAATGTGCTGCTGTTTCGTTGCCGCTTCCGGTCAGATTGAGCCATACTACCTTTTGGGTATCAACCACCTTAAACGAGTCCATGCCTTTGGGCGATAGGTTTACCGAAGTATCGTCTCCGGCGGTAGCGACAAAAAACATTTTTTGTTGGGCAATAAAATCCATGTGAGCTTCCTGGATTTGTTCAAACATTTTTCCCATAATAATAAGTTGATTTATACGCTACCCTACTATTTTTTCGCCTCGGTTTGTGTTTTCACAACCGAGTTTACGAGTCCTTAGATGCCGATGAATATCGGTGCTCAGCAAAGCTAAATCGCCCCATCACAGAGCCTGGGAACAGTGCAAAAAAAGCTGGGTAGAGTAGTTGGTTTATGTAATGGTTATTTTATTTGCTTCCATCAAGGCACCAATTTCATTGAGTTGTGCGTGTACCGCTTGAGTGACCTGGGCGGTTGGCTTGTCAAAAAATTGGGACTCAAATTGTACTTGGGTACCTTTAAACTTGTGTTTCCATATACCCTTCACTTCACCATTGACCAATAGTGTTCCCAAGGCATTGCCTCCGGTAGCGCCCAGCTTACCATATACTTTAGCCAAGTGCTCGTCGGCTACCAGGCGTGCCCTGCCGTCAGGTGCATAGCCCATCAAGTAGCTGTCCCACTGTGGCAGTACTGCCACGGTGTTTTGGGCAAATAGTGTTGGCTCAAAATGCTCAAAAGTTTGAGCGTCTTCAGCAAGTATCAGGTAGTCGTTGGGCAACTGTATTGCGTCTAAAGTCTTGATTGCTGTTTGCGCTTGTCCTGCGTTGATGCCTGCCCACCATTGAAAATCTTTGACCCTGGCTGGGGCAAACGCGCTGAAGTATGCTTTGGCGAGCCATTGTAGTCCTGCTGTCTGAGTCAGTCGGGTCAGGTGATCCTCCGACCAGTTCATCCAGTGGGTGGTGGCTACATACGCAATAATGTTTGAGCGCAGGCTTTGGCTGCCAATACGTAGCAAATCGCCCTCGTATGACAAACGATTGAGCACAAATTTAAGTTGGTCGGCATCAAATGTGATTTGAGATTTTAGCTTTTTAGCAGTTTGTGGAGCAGTAGTGAGCTTGAGTATCTCTAGTTTCCACTGTTGGTAGTCAGCATCGGCAAGCCCTCGTTGGGCGTAGCGTTTTGCCCAGGCGTTGCTGCTTTTGGCGGGCAAGGTGGCCGCTATTAGATAAGGAGCAGTAGCAGCAGGCATTTGGTGGTTCGACAAACGCATGGCAGGCAAACGAACTGCTAACTGATGTTGGTCGAGGTTGATAAACTCTTGCTTGTCAAAATGCGCTACCCTTGCCCAAAGCGATAAAGGACCCGATGGGTGAGCGCTGTATACCGCCACCACCTTGTGGAGGGCTTCTATAAGACTGCGATCGGGGCGTAACAGCCCCTGACGCTGGTAAGACCATTGGCTGAGCTTTTGGGTAAACTTGTCCATAGTGAATAATATTAAGAGAGTAGTCAAAAATCAAAAAATAGATAGTCCCGTTTTGGTAGTCAACATTTCAAGGGCTTTCATTCCTTTGGCAGAGTTACCTTTGGCGTTAAGCGGGGGGCTCCATACTGCCACACTGTAGCTGCCCGGATGTACTGCCACTATGCCACCACCCACGCCACTTTTGCCGGGCAATCCCACCCTAAACGAAAACTCGCCGGCTTCGTCATAAAAACCACAGGTTTGCATCAAAGCATTGATGCGTTTAGACTGTGATTTTGTGAGTATTACCTCTTTCCCCGGCAGGGTAATGCCTTGATTGGTCAAAAACAAAAAAGTTTGGGCAAGTTCTCGGCAAGTCATCATAAGCGAACAAGTATAGTAATAAAAACTAAGTACATCGTCTACTTTGTTTTTAATATTGCCAAACGATTTCATCAGGTTAATTACTGCCCGGTTTCTGTAGCCAGTCTTTTGCTCAGACGCTGCCACAGTATCGTTATAGTGTATATTGGCATTGTGGGCAAGGGTACGTATAAATTCAATAAATTCGGCCTTGGGGTCGTCGCAATGGCTTACCAGTATATCGGCAATGACCAATGCTCCTGCATTGATAAAAGGGTTACGGGGAATACCTCGTTCGTATTCTATTTGCACCAACGAATTGAACGGATTGCCAGAAGGCTCTACTTGTACCCGGCTCCAGATTACCTCATTGGTATAGTTGATTTTGGCAATGGCAAACACCAACGAGAGCACTTTGACAATACTTTGAATAGAAAACTTCTCTTCACTATCACCTACGCCATATTGCCCTCCTTCCAAAGAGCACAAATGCATGCCAAACTTATGTGGGTCTACCTTGGCCAATTCGGGAATATAAGAGGCTACCTCTCCTCCAAAAGCTTGTCCTTTGGTGGTTTGTTGAATCTCGTCTAAAATTGTTTGATAATTCATGGTCAGCGTAATTAAAACAAGCAGGCAAAGTAACTTTCTTTTGGCAATCTTTCTACCTCTTAGCCATGAGTTTTTTTTATTATGGCGGAGTGTTTTAATTCATAAGGCTCAAAACTACATCTGCTATCACTTGCTTAGGGCGTTGTAAGCCTGGCATTCATTTGGGTGAATTAACTACGTTGAGCTCGCGAAAAGCTCGGTTGTGGTTTCTGGCAAATCGTGAAAATGGCGGATAGTTGTAGTCACCTCATTTTTTTGCGAGGAAATCAGTGGGCAGAAAGGCTATAATAAGGATTTGGTTCGCGATAACTTCATAATTAATTTACTGATCTGCTTAAGGTTTATGGCTGCTTGTGTCTACTTTTGTTGCTCACAAAAGATGGTAGTTTAAATGAAAAAGATACAAAGATTAATTGTACTGCTAACAATCACTCTGGGAGCATTGACTCAGGCTTGCGCCCAAAAAGAAGCGTTAAAAACGCCTGCATCAAACCAGTCTTCTTCCAACCAACAAAAAGCTGATCTGGTCATTGCTTTTGGCTCTTGCAACAAGCAATATATGGCACAACCGCTTTGGAAAGACATTGCCCAAAATAATCCTGCATTGTGGGTATGGTTGGGCGACAATATTTATGGCGATACCCAAAATATGGAATTGATGAAGTCGAAGTACGACCAACAGTTGCGCAACCAAGGGTATAAAAAGCTGATTGAGCAGGTAAAAGTAATAGGCATCTGGGACGACCACGACTATGGAATAAATGATGGGGGAGAGGAGTTTCCAAAGAAAAAAGAAAGCCAACAGTTGATGCTGGATTTTTTGAAATACCCCGCCAACTCACCAATACGCCAACAAGAGGGAGTATATAATAGCTATACAATGACCAAAGGCGGGCATACTGTAAAAGTGATTTTGCTCGACACCCGTTACTTTCGTGGCACCCTCAAACGAGTAAATGGAGTATATCAGGTAAACACTACTGGCACTATGCTAGGCAAAACCCAATGGCAATGGCTTGAAAACGAATTGAATAACAGTTTGGCAGATGTAAATATCATTGGCAGTAGTATTCAGTTTATACCTGATGAGCATCGTTTT
The Microscilla marina ATCC 23134 DNA segment above includes these coding regions:
- a CDS encoding pseudouridine-5'-phosphate glycosidase, whose protein sequence is MEEHLLIHPEVAEALETKQPVVALESTIIAHGLPYPENKQTAWQLEKVIREAGAVPATIAIIDGKVKIGLDTDDLELIASEKVNVIKVSRRDLPLVIARKQHGATTVAATMLAASWVGIRVFVTGGIGGVHRNGENTLDISADLTELAKTNVAVVCAGAKSILDLGLTLEYLETQGVPVVGFQTAEFPAFYSAKSSYRIDRVENVELLAKALKTKWDLGLEGGMIIANPIPPKYEIDHQQLEEVTKDALQDAARQNIRGKAVTPFLLSRIKELTQGESLEANQQLVYHNARLGAELAVELASI
- a CDS encoding pyridoxamine 5'-phosphate oxidase family protein → MGKMFEQIQEAHMDFIAQQKMFFVATAGDDTSVNLSPKGMDSFKVVDTQKVVWLNLTGSGNETAAHLLENNRMTIMFCAFEGNPLILRLYGTAKALYKGDEKWNNYIKIFGNPMGARQIFEVAIQRVQTSCGFGVPLYQYDQQRTLLPQWAEKKGPDGINEYWEKKNMQTIDGKPTGMKT
- a CDS encoding DNA glycosylase AlkZ-like family protein, with product MDKFTQKLSQWSYQRQGLLRPDRSLIEALHKVVAVYSAHPSGPLSLWARVAHFDKQEFINLDQHQLAVRLPAMRLSNHQMPAATAPYLIAATLPAKSSNAWAKRYAQRGLADADYQQWKLEILKLTTAPQTAKKLKSQITFDADQLKFVLNRLSYEGDLLRIGSQSLRSNIIAYVATTHWMNWSEDHLTRLTQTAGLQWLAKAYFSAFAPARVKDFQWWAGINAGQAQTAIKTLDAIQLPNDYLILAEDAQTFEHFEPTLFAQNTVAVLPQWDSYLMGYAPDGRARLVADEHLAKVYGKLGATGGNALGTLLVNGEVKGIWKHKFKGTQVQFESQFFDKPTAQVTQAVHAQLNEIGALMEANKITIT
- a CDS encoding glutaminase; this encodes MNYQTILDEIQQTTKGQAFGGEVASYIPELAKVDPHKFGMHLCSLEGGQYGVGDSEEKFSIQSIVKVLSLVFAIAKINYTNEVIWSRVQVEPSGNPFNSLVQIEYERGIPRNPFINAGALVIADILVSHCDDPKAEFIEFIRTLAHNANIHYNDTVAASEQKTGYRNRAVINLMKSFGNIKNKVDDVLSFYYYTCSLMMTCRELAQTFLFLTNQGITLPGKEVILTKSQSKRINALMQTCGFYDEAGEFSFRVGLPGKSGVGGGIVAVHPGSYSVAVWSPPLNAKGNSAKGMKALEMLTTKTGLSIF
- a CDS encoding alkaline phosphatase D family protein yields the protein MKKIQRLIVLLTITLGALTQACAQKEALKTPASNQSSSNQQKADLVIAFGSCNKQYMAQPLWKDIAQNNPALWVWLGDNIYGDTQNMELMKSKYDQQLRNQGYKKLIEQVKVIGIWDDHDYGINDGGEEFPKKKESQQLMLDFLKYPANSPIRQQEGVYNSYTMTKGGHTVKVILLDTRYFRGTLKRVNGVYQVNTTGTMLGKTQWQWLENELNNSLADVNIIGSSIQFIPDEHRFEKWANFPKERQRFFDLVAKTKVKNVVLISGDRHIAEVSKYEASNLSYPLYEITSSGLTHTWRRKATEKNRYREGELMIALNFGVFEFYFGESPKVVGHIKGRQNKVLQTVTIPLRK